The Helianthus annuus cultivar XRQ/B chromosome 16, HanXRQr2.0-SUNRISE, whole genome shotgun sequence genome includes a window with the following:
- the LOC110918983 gene encoding uncharacterized protein LOC110918983 — MLSAEYREFMTPSKYKHLMEIVNATREREILKKQIERGERRALDENPSPTKTQKVNECPKKGNTKGGSTQCKTCGKAHRDECYFKNNSCVTCRKVGYGTSSCLGKVSVCYKCYKLGHKRFECPELVGKKETLDTKTEVPKSKARSFHITAAKAKVKPNVVSSTFIINSIIARILFHTGANRSFVSHRFIRHPTFTLTKLPMPLEVGIGNNKSFIICVMCRDCKLNVDGEDYLVDLIPMLMGEFQVVIGMDWLSRHHAKVICFRKEIQPTSPSGRRVIIFGEKNCNPNMCSMIEAHKLLRHGRKAYLTYIRDSDKESPKIKDVPVV, encoded by the coding sequence ATGTTGAGTGCGGAATAccgggagtttatgactccctcAAAATACAAACATCTCATGGAGATTGTAAATGCCACACGGGAAAGAGAGATACTAAAGAAGCAGATTGAAAGGGGTGAAAGAAGGGCATTGGATGAAAATCCAAGCCCCACAAAGACACAAAAGGTGAACGAGTGTCCAAAGAAGGGGAACACAAAAGGGGGGTCAACTCAATGCAAAACATGTGGAAAAGCCCATCGAGATGAATGTTACTTCAAGAACAATTCGTGTGTTACGTGCAGGAAAGTGGGATACGGGACTTCAAGTTGCCTCGGTAAGGTGTCGGTATGCTACAAGTGTTACAAACTGGGACACAAGAGATTTGAGTGCCCGGAGTTGGTTGGAAAGAAGGAAACACTTGACACGAAGACAGAAGTCCCAAAATCAAAGGCGAGATCCTTCCACATAACCGCGGCTAAGGCCAAAGTTAAACCCAATGTGGTTTCAAGTACATTTATCATAAATTCCATTATTGCACGCATTTTATTTCATACGGGTGCAAATAGATCttttgtttcacatagatttattCGACACCCTACATTTACATTAACGAAATTGCCTATGCCTTTGGAAGTAGgaataggtaataataaaagttttattaTTTGTGTTATGTGTCGGGATTGCAAATTGAATGTGGACGGAGAGGATTACTTAGTTGATTTGATACCCATGTTAATGGGGGAATTTCAAGTAGTgatcgggatggattggttatctcgacaccaCGCTAAAGTGATATGCTTCCGTAAGGAGATACAACCAACATCTCCGAGCGGAAGGCGTGTTATTATTTTTGGGGAGAAGAATTGTAACCCCAATATGTGCTCGATGATAGAAGCCCATAAACTCCTTCGACACGGACGTAAGGCTTACCTGACTTACATACGTGATTCAGATAAAGAGTCACCAAAGATTAAAGACGTACCGGTTGTATGA
- the LOC110918984 gene encoding uncharacterized protein LOC110918984: MEAMMSQLVVKNHQASFQDLQRVVGDMSRKLEERLPGQFVGNTQPNPNTHAKAITTRSGKTVGNPRVAERVLEEDEEIVDEEIEMEAPGKVQSRLGPASTAQPGEPQGEKKVEKTPVDIRPSPLVDHSRVPFPTRLRNQKYSKEYGQFLDIFKQLKINLPFIEALQSMPKYAKFLKDLLRNKEKLGELLNVPLNGGCSAVVLHKLPEKLTNHGIFTIPCLFGSNTNTRALADLGASINLMPFSLYEKLDLGELSPTHITLSLADRSVKYPRGIVENLLVKVDKFVFPTDFVILDMEADERVPIILGRPFLRIAKALIDVYDGKITLRVGEEKVTFEIDRFMNRPSGSDDYSSPYHSVYFLNSFISCVDHCLEYISGADLPGGENIEEESLRLDEVEDEGIPLIPEALAFSDDTTQPPPLELKVLPSHLEYAFLREGSELPVIISSNLEDGEKLRLLEVLKANKEAIAWRLSNIKGISPSYCTHRILMEDDFKPVVQPQRRLNPICKT, from the coding sequence ATGGAAGCAATGATGAGCCAGTTAGTTGTTAAGAACCACCAAGCCTCTTTCCAAGACCTTCAAAGGGTCGTAGGTGACATGTCTAGGAAACTCGAGGAGAGATTACCCGGTCAATTTGTGGGTAACACCCAACCGAACCCTAACACCCATGCCAAAGCCATTACCACTCGTAGTGGGAAAACCGTAGGGAACCCGAGAGTTGCGGAGAGAGTACTAGAGGAAGATGAGGAGATTGTAGATGAAGAAATCGAGATGGAGGCTCCCGGCAAAGTGCAATCGAGGCTAggcccagcaagtaccgcacagccCGGTGAGCCCCAAGGTGAGAAGAAAGTAGAGAAAACACCCGTAGACATTAGACCTTCTCCACTCGTAGATCATTCGCGTGTCCCGTTTCCTACACGTCTTAGGAACCAAAAGTACTCCAAGGAATATGGGCAGTTCTTAGATATCTTCAAGCAATTGAAGATTAATCTACCTTTCATTGAGGCACTCCAATCTATGCCCAAGTACGCGAAGTtcttgaaggaccttcttagAAACAAGGAGAAGTTGGGGGAGTTGTTGAATGTTCCATTGAATGGAGGGTGCTCCGCGGTCGTTCTACATAAGCTTCCAGAGAAGCTCACGAATCACGGCATTTTTACTATTCCATGTCTATTTGGTAGTAACACCAATACTCGAGCCTTAGCCGACCTAGGTGCTAGCATCAATTTGATGCCCTTTTCTCTCTACGAGAAGTTAGACTTAGGCGAACTTTCACCTACCCATATAACATTATCTTTAGCCGATCGGTCCGTGAAATACCCGAGGGGTATTGTTGAGAATTTGCTTGTTAAGGTCGACAAGTTTGTTTTTCCCACCGATTTTGTCATTCTTGATATGGAAGCGGATGAGAGAGTTCCTATCATACTTGGTCGTCCGTTTTTGCGTATCGCTAAAGCCCTCATAGATGTCTACGATGGTAAGATCACACTTAGGGTCGGTGAGGAGAAAGTCACCTTTGAGATAGATCGTTTCATGAACCGCCCGAGTGGTTCCGATGACTATAGTAGTCCTTACCATTCCGTATATTTCTTGAACTCATTCATCTCATGTGTTGACCATTGTCTAGAGTACATTAGTGGAGCCGACTTACCAGGAGGAGAGAATATTGAGGAGGAGTCATTGAGGTTGGATGAAGTAGAAGATGAGGGGATTCCTTTGATTCCCGAAGCGTTAGCCTTTAGTGATGACACCACCCAACCCCCGCCCTTAGAGCTTAAGGTCCTTCCATCTCATTTAGAATATGCTTTTCTACGGGAGGGTTCCGAGCTACCCGTTATCATCTCATCGAATTTGGAGGATGGAGAGAAGTTGAGGTTGTTGGAAGTGTTGAAGGCCAACAAAGAGGCCATTGCATGGAGGTTGTCCAACATTAAGGGCATAAGCCCTTCTTATTGCACTCATCGGATACTCATGGAGGATGATTTCAAACCGGTGGTGCAACCCCAAAGGCGCCTCAACCCAATATGCAAAACGTAG